In Magnetospirillum sp. XM-1, a single window of DNA contains:
- a CDS encoding class I SAM-dependent methyltransferase, producing MTEIDFLAPLHKATTRDYVQRVVEYDKAECAAVAKQWGYDYWDGDRRFGYGGMRYDGRWRPVAEAMVAHYGLKAGMRVLDIGCGKAFLLHELTQVVPGIEVVGLDISVYAIEHAKEEVRPFLVQGDCSCRLPWPDRHFDFVLSINTFHNLINFQLMAALKEMVRVARGPKWLCVESWRNEREKANLLYWQLTCHSFYTPEEWRWFYDLAGYDGDHGFIYFE from the coding sequence ATGACCGAAATCGATTTTCTGGCGCCTTTGCATAAGGCCACGACCCGAGACTACGTGCAGCGTGTGGTCGAATACGACAAGGCTGAGTGCGCCGCTGTCGCCAAGCAATGGGGCTACGATTACTGGGATGGTGACCGCCGCTTCGGCTATGGCGGCATGCGTTACGACGGTCGTTGGCGCCCAGTGGCCGAGGCGATGGTCGCCCATTACGGGCTGAAGGCGGGAATGCGGGTGTTGGACATCGGCTGTGGCAAGGCCTTCCTGCTCCATGAACTGACTCAGGTGGTACCCGGCATCGAAGTGGTGGGCCTCGACATTTCGGTCTATGCCATCGAACACGCCAAGGAAGAGGTCCGCCCCTTCCTAGTGCAGGGTGATTGTAGCTGCCGCCTGCCCTGGCCGGACCGCCACTTCGACTTCGTATTGTCCATTAATACGTTCCACAACCTGATCAACTTCCAGTTGATGGCAGCATTGAAGGAAATGGTGCGGGTGGCCCGTGGTCCCAAGTGGCTGTGTGTGGAAAGCTGGCGAAATGAACGCGAAAAGGCCAATTTACTTTACTGGCAGCTGACCTGCCACAGCTTCTACACGCCCGAGGAATGGCGGTGGTTCTACGATCTGGCCGGTTATGATGGTGATCACGGTTTCATCTATTTCGAATGA